In Dromaius novaehollandiae isolate bDroNov1 chromosome 2, bDroNov1.hap1, whole genome shotgun sequence, one DNA window encodes the following:
- the CRH gene encoding corticoliberin — protein sequence MKVQLLVSTGILLVALLPCQECRALSKSPVAARGALQQPDFFQQQQQPQQQTLPVLLRMGEEYFLRLGSLSKRPAGSSSASSSGTSRLPPEAAAAANFFRAAVQQLQQLPERSLGSPEEGEAEGEAVEREKRSEEPPISLDLTFHLLREVLEMARAEQLAQQAHSNRKLMEIIGK from the coding sequence ATGAAGGTCCAGCTGCTGGTCTCCACGGGAATCCTGCTGGTggccctcctgccctgccaggaGTGCAGAGCTCTCAGCAAGAGCCCGGTGGCCGCCCGCggggctctgcagcagccagacttcttccagcagcagcagcagccgcagcagcaaacTCTGCCCGTCCTGCTCCGCATGGGAGAAGAGTACTTCCTGCGCCTGGGCAGCCTCAGCAAGAGACCCGCGGGCTCCTCGTCCGCCTCTTCCAGCGGCACCAGCCGCCTACCGCccgaagccgccgccgccgccaactTTTTCCGAGCAGCGGtgcaacagctgcagcagctgcccgAGCGCTCGCTGGGGAGCCCCGAGGAGGGCGAAGCCGAGGGAGAGGCCGTGGAGAGGGAGAAGCGCTCCGAGGAGCCCCCGATCTCTCTGGATCTGACTTTCCACCTCCTGCGAGAAGTCTTGGAGATGGCCCGCGCCGAGCAGCTGGCGCAGCAAGCCCACAGCAACAGGAAACTGATGGAGATAATCGGGAAGTGA